Proteins encoded within one genomic window of Gambusia affinis linkage group LG23, SWU_Gaff_1.0, whole genome shotgun sequence:
- the LOC122826769 gene encoding protein-methionine sulfoxide oxidase mical3a-like isoform X6, producing MGDESYPECQAQELFDEFVSASTCRAALRCFTQLCEHLQLDRSTTEKPLYQPIKRRLNYWKANALWAKLDRRAAQQEYQRGRVCRNMTCVIIGAGPCGLRTAVELCFMGARVVVLEKRDSFSRNNVLHLWPFTIYDLRGLGAKKFCGKFCAGSIDHISIRQLQLVLLKVALLLGAEVHVNVEFKQLVEPPEDQHRNKEGWRMEVSPKSHPVSQMEFDVIIGADGRRNTLPGFRRKEFRGKLAIAITANFKNRNTSAEAKVEEISGVAFIFNQRFFQELRQETGIDLENIVYYKDDTHYFVMTAKKQSLLDKGVILQDFPDTEQLLSRGNVDQDALQAYAREAADFSTNHQLPILDFAMNHYGQPDVAMFDFTCMYASENAALIRQHHGHQLLVTLVGDSLLEPFWPMGTGVARGFLAALDSAWMIRSWAQGRAPLDVLAERESLYRLLPQTTPENMQKSIGLFTVDPVTRYMNISPLTVTPAQVRHLVHTGREAGLNTSESDIIRLPSPRLSRQESFSQSNLLLTWCQQQTHGYRGVAVCDLTTSWKSGLALCALIHRCQPDLIDYDSLDESSVEENIRLAFDVAEQEFGISPLMTVEEMSSVGEPDCLSMVMYLSQFYQLHKESLHPAGSLSQNADLRAALFTPASLLSRLGTSPSRKRNPKEHGDALGKRRRTSPECGELQESQDFNGDFEENFVGGTSRSRVRLMANQLQAKLDEGSATCVTSSSSSASALRQQQGAPSSLPPSESADPPQATPPVQSSSWRPKKRTLQQEQMSFRFRERIKSQWADSRDQQVSVGSDVCFFCKQKVYVMERLSAEGLFFHRSCFHCDSCSAPLRLVSYSYDQDAGRFRCLQHPDCRPAAPRKRATPTGTSAPSPSSAASLSGSLSERRRSSAASLMAATPERIELENRRKEEEVPEEVQNRVNLSQAVHVSSEEEEDEGPGCEEEEDEGPGCEEEEDEGPGCVTSQEANALRRETLREEEEGSAEDQSSDEGEYSPWETERRSGLWLLLEEEAEFPPLGPPVKRGSAPSSLTPPTGPTPSTASFVTSSDSTPDSDFTKTPLSPVVVMETAAGGRGSFDDITPELPQKKPLLQQEDRGAEPEEESGGMRRRSHREPLSTLPLLPGGGALFLLKKLREAPPPGQVELGGGGARGLLKAVLPGNRKEQKRRGGTLPAEKLKRLPVNHSRITVAGEESTLESSTLLQRCSLKPGNNLQLELFDLVSELQRVSVEEEEVEEENQVYVPHALAFRRSYGDKRKKRVRDSVPDSDGQSSCPTEVVGVLVPPKEPSSLSVREAMFEKQEGDEDGDLDAKITRRVQRAARRQAKKEQLKRLHKAQMIQQRLQQVEVKQRELEDRGVMVEKALRGEADYWEDSSHGPDTELHLGGLGKLDNLVLMQQWFRLVQQKNSLVRYESELMIFARELQLEDRQSRLQQELRERMAVNDHLKGEEQLDEERRILEEMLEVVEQRDALVALLEEQRLLDRQQDQNLEVLLAGALSWA from the exons ATGGGAGACGAGtcttacccagaatgccaaGCTCAGGAGCTGTTTGATGAGTTTGTGTCAGCATCAACCTGCAGGGCGGCGCTGCGCTGCTTCACCCAGCTGTGCGAACATCTGCAACTGGATCGCAGCACCACCGAAAAGCCTCTCTACCAACCAATCAAACGGCGGCTCAACTACTGGAAGGCCAATGCTCTGTGGGCCAAACTGGACCGGAGGGCGGCACAGCAGGAGTACCAGAGAGGCCGGGTCTGcagaaacatgact TGTGTGATCATCGGGGCGGGGCCTTGTGGTCTCAGGACAGCGGTGGAGCTCTGCTTCATGGGAGCCCGAGTGGTAGTCCTGGAGAAAAGGGACTCGTTCTCCAGAAACAACGTGCTCCACCTTTGGCCCTTCACCATCTATGACCTGAGGGGCCTCGGGGCCAAAAAGTTCTGCGGAAAGTTTTGTGCAGGCTCCATCGACCACATCA GTATTCGCCAGCTGCAGCTCGTTCTGCTGAAGGTGGCCTTGCTCCTTGGGGCTGAAGTCCATGTCAATGTTGAGTTCAAGCAGCTGGTGGAGCCACCAGAGGACCAGCACAGAAACA AGGAGGGCTGGAGGATGGAGGTGAGTCCAAAGTCCCACCCAGTCAGTCAGATGGAGTTTGACGTCATCATTGGAGCAGATGGACGCAGGAACACACTGCCAG GCTTCAGGCGTAAGGAGTTCAGGGGAAAACTGGCCATTGCCATCACAGCcaacttcaaaaacagaaacacctcAGCCGAGGCCAAAGTGGAAGAGATCAGCGGAGTGGCTTTCATCTTCAACCAGAGATTCTTTCAGGAGCTGCGGCAAGAAACTG GTATTGACTTGGAGAACATCGTCTACTACAAGGACGACACACACTACTTTGTTATGACAGCAAAGAAACAGAGCCTCTTGGACAAAGGAGTCATTCTACAA GACTTTCCGGACACAGAGCAGCTCCTCTCTCGAGGGAATGTGGACCAGGATGCTTTGCAGGCATACGCCCGTGAGGCCGCAGACTTCTCCACCAATCACCAGCTGCCAATCCTGGACTTCGCCATGAACCACTACGGTCAGCCGGACGTCGCCATGTTCGACTTTACCTGCATGTACGCATCAGAAAACGCTGCCTTGATTCGCCAGCACCACGGACACCAGCTGCTGGTCACATTGGTTGGAGACAGTCTGCTGGAG CCCTTTTGGCCGATGGGGACAGGTGTGGCACGGGGATTCCTAGCAGCTCTGGATTCAGCCTGGATGATCAGAAGTTGGGCTCAGGGTAGAGCACCATTAGATGTCCTGGCTGAGAG GGAGAGTCTGTACCGTCTGCTGCCTCAGACGACTCCAGAGAACATGCAGAAGAGCATCGGTCTGTTCACCGTAGATCCGGTAACGAGATACATGAACATCAGCCCTCTGACCGTCACACCTGCTCAG GTGAGACACCTGGTACATACAGGTAGAGAGGCGGGGCTAAACACAAGTGAGAGTGATATTATCCGGCTGCCTTCCCCCAGACTTTCAAGACAAG AGTCCTTCTCTCAGTCCAATCTGCTGCTGACTTGGTGTCAGCAGCAGACTCATGGTTACAGAGGTGTCGCTGTTTGTGACCTGACTACTTCCTGGAAGAGTGGCCTTGCCCTTTGTGCTCTTATCCACCGATGCCAACCTGATCTGAT AGACTACGACTCTCTGGACGAGTCatcagtggaggaaaacatcCGCCTCGCATTTGACGTGGCTGAGCAAGAGTTTGGGATTTCACCTCTGATGACGGTGGAAGAGATGTCGTCTGTTGGAGAACCAGACTGTCTTTCTATGGTGATGTACCTGAGTCAGTTCTACCAGCTGCACAAAGAGTCACTGCACCCTGCTG GCTCCCTGAGTCAGAATGCTGATCTGAGAGCAGCTCTCTTCACTCCAGCCTCCCTCCTCAGCAGACTGGGAACCAGTCCGTCCAGGAAGAGAAACCCAAAA GAGCATGGAGACGCTCTGGGCAAAAGGAGAAGGACGAGTCCGGAGTGCGGAGAGCTGCAGGAG TCCCAAGACTTTAATGGCGACTTTGAAGAGAACTTTGTGGGCGGGACCAGCCGCTCCAGAGTTCGTCTGATGGCCAATCAGCTGCAGGCAAAGCTGGACGAGGGCTCTGCGACCTGCGTGACCTCTTcgtcttcttctgcttctgctctACGTCAGCAG cagggggcgccatCCAGCCTCCCTCCCTCAGAGTCTGCAGACCCCCCGCAGGCCACGCCTCCTGTTCAGTCGTCGTCATGGAGACCG AAGAAGCGGACCCTCCAGCAGGAGCAGATGAGTTTCCGCTTCAGGGAGAGGATCAAGTCTCAGTGGGCCGACAGCCGGGACCAGCAG GTCTCCGTGGGAAGCGATGTCTGTTTCTTCTGCAAGCAGAAGGTTTATGTGATGGAGCGTCTGAGCGCCGAGGGGCTCTTCTTCCATCGCAGCTGCTTCCATTGTGATTCCTGCAGCGCCCCCCTCAGGCTGGTCTCCTACAGCTACGACCAGGATGCCG GAAGGTTTCGCTGCCTGCAGCATCCTGACTGCCGGCCGGCCGCTCCCAGGAAGAGAGCGACTCCCACGGGAACATCGGCG CCGTCTCCGTCCTCGGCCGCGTCCCTCTCCGGCTCTCTGAGCGAGCGGCGCCGGTCTTCAG CTGCGTCTCTGATGGCGGCGACGCCGGAGCGGATCGAGCTGGAGAACcgcaggaaggaggaggaggtaCCGGAGGAAGTCCAGAACCGGGTCAACCTGAGCCAAGCTGTGCATGTCAG ctcagaggaagaggaggatgaaggtccaggctgtgaggaagaggaggatgaaggtccaggctgtgaggaagaggaggatgaaggtcCAGGCTGTGTGACCTCTCAGGAGGCGAACGCTTTGAGGCGAGAAACtctgagagaggaagaggaaggcagCGCTGAAGACCAGTCCAGTGACG AAGGGGAGTACAGCCCCTGGGAGACGGAGCGCCGCTCGGGTCTGTGGCTCCTGTTAGAGGAGGAAGCAG AGTTTCCTCCTCTGGGCCCACCTGTGAAgcgaggctccgccccctcctctCTGACTCCGCCCACTGGCCCGACGCCCTCCACCGCCTCCTTTGTCACTTCATCTGACTCCACCCCTGACTCTGACTTCACCAAAACTCCCCTCTCACCTGTGGTCGTCATGGAGACGGCAGCAGGGGGTCGGGGCTCGTTTGATGACATCACACCTGAGCTGCCACAGAAGAAGCCGCTGCTCCAGCAGGAGGACCGGGGGGCGGAGCCAGAGGAGGAGTCAGGCGGCATGAGACGTCGGAGCCACAGAGAGCCGCTTTCCACCCTCCCTCTGCTTCCGGGAGGCGGAGCTCTCTTCCTCCTCAAGAAGCTCCgggaggctccgccccctggcCAGGTGGAGCTCGGTGGGGGTGGAGCCAGAGGCCTGTTGAAGGCAGTTCTACCCGGAAACAGAAAGGAGCAGAAACGGAGGGGCGGGACTTTACCTGCAGAGAAGTTGAAGAGGCTCCCAGTCAATCACAGCAGGATTACAG TCGCAGGAGAGGAGTCCACTCTGGAGTCTTCAACGCTGCTGCAGAGATGTTCGCTAAAACCCGGAAACAAC TTGCAGCTGGAGTTGTTCGATCTCGTGTCTGAACTGCAGAGAGTTTccgtggaggaagaggaggtagAAGAGGAGAACCAG gTCTACGTCCCTCATGCTCTGGCCTTCAGGCGCTCGTATGGAGACAAG AGGAAGAAGCGCGTGAGGGACAGCGTCCCGGACTCGGATGGACAGTCTTCCTGTCCCACGGAGGTTGTGGGCGTCCTGGTCCCGCCCAAAGAGCCGTCCAGCCTCAGCGTGAGGGAGGCCATGTTCGAGAAACAGGAAGGGGACGAAGACGGAGACCTGGACGCCAAAATCACCCGCCGCGTCCAGAGAGCGGCCAGGAGGCAGGCCAAGAAGGAGCAGCTGAAGAGGCTGCACAAGGCCCAG ATGATTCAGCAGCGTCTGCAGCAGGTGGAGGTGAagcagagagagctggaggacaGAGGAGTGATGGTGGAGAAAGCTCTGCGAGGAGAAGCAG ACTACTGGGAGGACTCCAGCCACGGTCCAGACACAGAGCTTCACCTGGGAG GACTGGGCAAACTGGACaacctggttctgatgcagcagTGGTTCCGGCTGGTCCAGCAGAAGAACTCGCTGGTCCGATACGAATCGGAACTCATGATCTT CGCTCgggagctgcagctggaggaccGGCAGAGCCGCCTGCAGCAGGAGCTGAGGGAACGGATGGCCGTGAACG ATCACCTGAAGGGCGAGGAGCAGCTGGACGAGGAGCGGCGGATCCTGGAGGAGATGCTGGAGGTGGTGGAGCAGCGCGACGCCCTGGTGGCGCTGCTGGAGGAGCAGCGCCTACTGGACCGCCAGCaggaccagaacctggaggttctgctggCCGGGGCGCTCAGCTGGGCCTGA
- the LOC122826769 gene encoding F-actin-monooxygenase MICAL2-like isoform X14: MGDESYPECQAQELFDEFVSASTCRAALRCFTQLCEHLQLDRSTTEKPLYQPIKRRLNYWKANALWAKLDRRAAQQEYQRGRVCRNMTCVIIGAGPCGLRTAVELCFMGARVVVLEKRDSFSRNNVLHLWPFTIYDLRGLGAKKFCGKFCAGSIDHISIRQLQLVLLKVALLLGAEVHVNVEFKQLVEPPEDQHRNSEAREVKEEGVGRKYNQPVFMKDTEVSKALLPRKQPQTLVGGLEDGGESKVPPSQSDGV, encoded by the exons ATGGGAGACGAGtcttacccagaatgccaaGCTCAGGAGCTGTTTGATGAGTTTGTGTCAGCATCAACCTGCAGGGCGGCGCTGCGCTGCTTCACCCAGCTGTGCGAACATCTGCAACTGGATCGCAGCACCACCGAAAAGCCTCTCTACCAACCAATCAAACGGCGGCTCAACTACTGGAAGGCCAATGCTCTGTGGGCCAAACTGGACCGGAGGGCGGCACAGCAGGAGTACCAGAGAGGCCGGGTCTGcagaaacatgact TGTGTGATCATCGGGGCGGGGCCTTGTGGTCTCAGGACAGCGGTGGAGCTCTGCTTCATGGGAGCCCGAGTGGTAGTCCTGGAGAAAAGGGACTCGTTCTCCAGAAACAACGTGCTCCACCTTTGGCCCTTCACCATCTATGACCTGAGGGGCCTCGGGGCCAAAAAGTTCTGCGGAAAGTTTTGTGCAGGCTCCATCGACCACATCA GTATTCGCCAGCTGCAGCTCGTTCTGCTGAAGGTGGCCTTGCTCCTTGGGGCTGAAGTCCATGTCAATGTTGAGTTCAAGCAGCTGGTGGAGCCACCAGAGGACCAGCACAGAAACAGTGAGGCCAGGGAGGTGAAGGAAGAGGGTGTAGGCAGAAAGTACAACCAACCAGTTTTCATGAAGGACACTGAAGTATCCAAAGCTTTATTGCCGAGAAAACAGCCTCAGACTCTTGT AGGAGGGCTGGAGGATGGAGGTGAGTCCAAAGTCCCACCCAGTCAGTCAGATGGAGTTTGA
- the LOC122826769 gene encoding protein-methionine sulfoxide oxidase mical3b-like isoform X12 gives MGDESYPECQAQELFDEFVSASTCRAALRCFTQLCEHLQLDRSTTEKPLYQPIKRRLNYWKANALWAKLDRRAAQQEYQRGRVCRNMTCVIIGAGPCGLRTAVELCFMGARVVVLEKRDSFSRNNVLHLWPFTIYDLRGLGAKKFCGKFCAGSIDHISIRQLQLVLLKVALLLGAEVHVNVEFKQLVEPPEDQHRNKEGWRMEVSPKSHPVSQMEFDVIIGADGRRNTLPGFRRKEFRGKLAIAITANFKNRNTSAEAKVEEISGVAFIFNQRFFQELRQETGIDLENIVYYKDDTHYFVMTAKKQSLLDKGVILQDFPDTEQLLSRGNVDQDALQAYAREAADFSTNHQLPILDFAMNHYGQPDVAMFDFTCMYASENAALIRQHHGHQLLVTLVGDSLLEPFWPMGTGVARGFLAALDSAWMIRSWAQGRAPLDVLAERESLYRLLPQTTPENMQKSIGLFTVDPVTRYMNISPLTVTPAQVRHLVHTGREAGLNTSESDIIRLPSPRLSRQESFSQSNLLLTWCQQQTHGYRGVAVCDLTTSWKSGLALCALIHRCQPDLIDYDSLDESSVEENIRLAFDVAEQEFGISPLMTVEEMSSVGEPDCLSMVMYLSQFYQLHKESLHPAGSLSQNADLRAALFTPASLLSRLGTSPSRKRNPKEHGDALGKRRRTSPECGELQESQDFNGDFEENFVGGTSRSRVRLMANQLQAKLDEGSATCVTSSSSSASALRQQEGFAACSILTAGRPLPGRERLPREHRRRLRPRPRPSPAL, from the exons ATGGGAGACGAGtcttacccagaatgccaaGCTCAGGAGCTGTTTGATGAGTTTGTGTCAGCATCAACCTGCAGGGCGGCGCTGCGCTGCTTCACCCAGCTGTGCGAACATCTGCAACTGGATCGCAGCACCACCGAAAAGCCTCTCTACCAACCAATCAAACGGCGGCTCAACTACTGGAAGGCCAATGCTCTGTGGGCCAAACTGGACCGGAGGGCGGCACAGCAGGAGTACCAGAGAGGCCGGGTCTGcagaaacatgact TGTGTGATCATCGGGGCGGGGCCTTGTGGTCTCAGGACAGCGGTGGAGCTCTGCTTCATGGGAGCCCGAGTGGTAGTCCTGGAGAAAAGGGACTCGTTCTCCAGAAACAACGTGCTCCACCTTTGGCCCTTCACCATCTATGACCTGAGGGGCCTCGGGGCCAAAAAGTTCTGCGGAAAGTTTTGTGCAGGCTCCATCGACCACATCA GTATTCGCCAGCTGCAGCTCGTTCTGCTGAAGGTGGCCTTGCTCCTTGGGGCTGAAGTCCATGTCAATGTTGAGTTCAAGCAGCTGGTGGAGCCACCAGAGGACCAGCACAGAAACA AGGAGGGCTGGAGGATGGAGGTGAGTCCAAAGTCCCACCCAGTCAGTCAGATGGAGTTTGACGTCATCATTGGAGCAGATGGACGCAGGAACACACTGCCAG GCTTCAGGCGTAAGGAGTTCAGGGGAAAACTGGCCATTGCCATCACAGCcaacttcaaaaacagaaacacctcAGCCGAGGCCAAAGTGGAAGAGATCAGCGGAGTGGCTTTCATCTTCAACCAGAGATTCTTTCAGGAGCTGCGGCAAGAAACTG GTATTGACTTGGAGAACATCGTCTACTACAAGGACGACACACACTACTTTGTTATGACAGCAAAGAAACAGAGCCTCTTGGACAAAGGAGTCATTCTACAA GACTTTCCGGACACAGAGCAGCTCCTCTCTCGAGGGAATGTGGACCAGGATGCTTTGCAGGCATACGCCCGTGAGGCCGCAGACTTCTCCACCAATCACCAGCTGCCAATCCTGGACTTCGCCATGAACCACTACGGTCAGCCGGACGTCGCCATGTTCGACTTTACCTGCATGTACGCATCAGAAAACGCTGCCTTGATTCGCCAGCACCACGGACACCAGCTGCTGGTCACATTGGTTGGAGACAGTCTGCTGGAG CCCTTTTGGCCGATGGGGACAGGTGTGGCACGGGGATTCCTAGCAGCTCTGGATTCAGCCTGGATGATCAGAAGTTGGGCTCAGGGTAGAGCACCATTAGATGTCCTGGCTGAGAG GGAGAGTCTGTACCGTCTGCTGCCTCAGACGACTCCAGAGAACATGCAGAAGAGCATCGGTCTGTTCACCGTAGATCCGGTAACGAGATACATGAACATCAGCCCTCTGACCGTCACACCTGCTCAG GTGAGACACCTGGTACATACAGGTAGAGAGGCGGGGCTAAACACAAGTGAGAGTGATATTATCCGGCTGCCTTCCCCCAGACTTTCAAGACAAG AGTCCTTCTCTCAGTCCAATCTGCTGCTGACTTGGTGTCAGCAGCAGACTCATGGTTACAGAGGTGTCGCTGTTTGTGACCTGACTACTTCCTGGAAGAGTGGCCTTGCCCTTTGTGCTCTTATCCACCGATGCCAACCTGATCTGAT AGACTACGACTCTCTGGACGAGTCatcagtggaggaaaacatcCGCCTCGCATTTGACGTGGCTGAGCAAGAGTTTGGGATTTCACCTCTGATGACGGTGGAAGAGATGTCGTCTGTTGGAGAACCAGACTGTCTTTCTATGGTGATGTACCTGAGTCAGTTCTACCAGCTGCACAAAGAGTCACTGCACCCTGCTG GCTCCCTGAGTCAGAATGCTGATCTGAGAGCAGCTCTCTTCACTCCAGCCTCCCTCCTCAGCAGACTGGGAACCAGTCCGTCCAGGAAGAGAAACCCAAAA GAGCATGGAGACGCTCTGGGCAAAAGGAGAAGGACGAGTCCGGAGTGCGGAGAGCTGCAGGAG TCCCAAGACTTTAATGGCGACTTTGAAGAGAACTTTGTGGGCGGGACCAGCCGCTCCAGAGTTCGTCTGATGGCCAATCAGCTGCAGGCAAAGCTGGACGAGGGCTCTGCGACCTGCGTGACCTCTTcgtcttcttctgcttctgctctACGTCAGCAG GAAGGTTTCGCTGCCTGCAGCATCCTGACTGCCGGCCGGCCGCTCCCAGGAAGAGAGCGACTCCCACGGGAACATCGGCG CCGTCTCCGTCCTCGGCCGCGTCCCTCTCCGGCTCTCTGA
- the LOC122826769 gene encoding protein-methionine sulfoxide oxidase mical3b-like isoform X13: MGDESYPECQAQELFDEFVSASTCRAALRCFTQLCEHLQLDRSTTEKPLYQPIKRRLNYWKANALWAKLDRRAAQQEYQRGRVCRNMTCVIIGAGPCGLRTAVELCFMGARVVVLEKRDSFSRNNVLHLWPFTIYDLRGLGAKKFCGKFCAGSIDHISIRQLQLVLLKVALLLGAEVHVNVEFKQLVEPPEDQHRNKEGWRMEVSPKSHPVSQMEFDVIIGADGRRNTLPGFRRKEFRGKLAIAITANFKNRNTSAEAKVEEISGVAFIFNQRFFQELRQETGIDLENIVYYKDDTHYFVMTAKKQSLLDKGVILQDFPDTEQLLSRGNVDQDALQAYAREAADFSTNHQLPILDFAMNHYGQPDVAMFDFTCMYASENAALIRQHHGHQLLVTLVGDSLLEPFWPMGTGVARGFLAALDSAWMIRSWAQGRAPLDVLAERESLYRLLPQTTPENMQKSIGLFTVDPVTRYMNISPLTVTPAQVRHLVHTGREAGLNTSESDIIRLPSPRLSRQESFSQSNLLLTWCQQQTHGYRGVAVCDLTTSWKSGLALCALIHRCQPDLIDYDSLDESSVEENIRLAFDVAEQEFGISPLMTVEEMSSVGEPDCLSMVMYLSQFYQLHKESLHPAGSLSQNADLRAALFTPASLLSRLGTSPSRKRNPKEHGDALGKRRRTSPECGELQESQDFNGDFEENFVGGTSRSRVRLMANQLQAKLDEGSATCVTSSSSSASALRQQQGAPSSLPPSESADPPQATPPVQSSSWRPVKPSRF; this comes from the exons ATGGGAGACGAGtcttacccagaatgccaaGCTCAGGAGCTGTTTGATGAGTTTGTGTCAGCATCAACCTGCAGGGCGGCGCTGCGCTGCTTCACCCAGCTGTGCGAACATCTGCAACTGGATCGCAGCACCACCGAAAAGCCTCTCTACCAACCAATCAAACGGCGGCTCAACTACTGGAAGGCCAATGCTCTGTGGGCCAAACTGGACCGGAGGGCGGCACAGCAGGAGTACCAGAGAGGCCGGGTCTGcagaaacatgact TGTGTGATCATCGGGGCGGGGCCTTGTGGTCTCAGGACAGCGGTGGAGCTCTGCTTCATGGGAGCCCGAGTGGTAGTCCTGGAGAAAAGGGACTCGTTCTCCAGAAACAACGTGCTCCACCTTTGGCCCTTCACCATCTATGACCTGAGGGGCCTCGGGGCCAAAAAGTTCTGCGGAAAGTTTTGTGCAGGCTCCATCGACCACATCA GTATTCGCCAGCTGCAGCTCGTTCTGCTGAAGGTGGCCTTGCTCCTTGGGGCTGAAGTCCATGTCAATGTTGAGTTCAAGCAGCTGGTGGAGCCACCAGAGGACCAGCACAGAAACA AGGAGGGCTGGAGGATGGAGGTGAGTCCAAAGTCCCACCCAGTCAGTCAGATGGAGTTTGACGTCATCATTGGAGCAGATGGACGCAGGAACACACTGCCAG GCTTCAGGCGTAAGGAGTTCAGGGGAAAACTGGCCATTGCCATCACAGCcaacttcaaaaacagaaacacctcAGCCGAGGCCAAAGTGGAAGAGATCAGCGGAGTGGCTTTCATCTTCAACCAGAGATTCTTTCAGGAGCTGCGGCAAGAAACTG GTATTGACTTGGAGAACATCGTCTACTACAAGGACGACACACACTACTTTGTTATGACAGCAAAGAAACAGAGCCTCTTGGACAAAGGAGTCATTCTACAA GACTTTCCGGACACAGAGCAGCTCCTCTCTCGAGGGAATGTGGACCAGGATGCTTTGCAGGCATACGCCCGTGAGGCCGCAGACTTCTCCACCAATCACCAGCTGCCAATCCTGGACTTCGCCATGAACCACTACGGTCAGCCGGACGTCGCCATGTTCGACTTTACCTGCATGTACGCATCAGAAAACGCTGCCTTGATTCGCCAGCACCACGGACACCAGCTGCTGGTCACATTGGTTGGAGACAGTCTGCTGGAG CCCTTTTGGCCGATGGGGACAGGTGTGGCACGGGGATTCCTAGCAGCTCTGGATTCAGCCTGGATGATCAGAAGTTGGGCTCAGGGTAGAGCACCATTAGATGTCCTGGCTGAGAG GGAGAGTCTGTACCGTCTGCTGCCTCAGACGACTCCAGAGAACATGCAGAAGAGCATCGGTCTGTTCACCGTAGATCCGGTAACGAGATACATGAACATCAGCCCTCTGACCGTCACACCTGCTCAG GTGAGACACCTGGTACATACAGGTAGAGAGGCGGGGCTAAACACAAGTGAGAGTGATATTATCCGGCTGCCTTCCCCCAGACTTTCAAGACAAG AGTCCTTCTCTCAGTCCAATCTGCTGCTGACTTGGTGTCAGCAGCAGACTCATGGTTACAGAGGTGTCGCTGTTTGTGACCTGACTACTTCCTGGAAGAGTGGCCTTGCCCTTTGTGCTCTTATCCACCGATGCCAACCTGATCTGAT AGACTACGACTCTCTGGACGAGTCatcagtggaggaaaacatcCGCCTCGCATTTGACGTGGCTGAGCAAGAGTTTGGGATTTCACCTCTGATGACGGTGGAAGAGATGTCGTCTGTTGGAGAACCAGACTGTCTTTCTATGGTGATGTACCTGAGTCAGTTCTACCAGCTGCACAAAGAGTCACTGCACCCTGCTG GCTCCCTGAGTCAGAATGCTGATCTGAGAGCAGCTCTCTTCACTCCAGCCTCCCTCCTCAGCAGACTGGGAACCAGTCCGTCCAGGAAGAGAAACCCAAAA GAGCATGGAGACGCTCTGGGCAAAAGGAGAAGGACGAGTCCGGAGTGCGGAGAGCTGCAGGAG TCCCAAGACTTTAATGGCGACTTTGAAGAGAACTTTGTGGGCGGGACCAGCCGCTCCAGAGTTCGTCTGATGGCCAATCAGCTGCAGGCAAAGCTGGACGAGGGCTCTGCGACCTGCGTGACCTCTTcgtcttcttctgcttctgctctACGTCAGCAG cagggggcgccatCCAGCCTCCCTCCCTCAGAGTCTGCAGACCCCCCGCAGGCCACGCCTCCTGTTCAGTCGTCGTCATGGAGACCGGTAAAACCCAGTAGATTTTAA